A single genomic interval of Salmo trutta chromosome 13, fSalTru1.1, whole genome shotgun sequence harbors:
- the LOC115204990 gene encoding keratin-associated protein 4-3-like yields the protein MALAKPRVVGRNPSGATRCPQPSCLSTGCPQPSCLSTGCPQPSCLSTGCPQPSCLSTGCPQPSCLSTGCPQPSCLSTGCPQPSCLSTGCPQPSCLSTGCPQPSCLSTGCPQPSCLSTGCPQTSCLSTGCPQPSCLS from the exons ATGGCGCTGGCGAAGCCAAGGGTTGTGGGTCGGAATCCTTCTGGGGCCACCC GTTGTCCACAGCCCAGCTGTCTATCAACAGGTTGTCCACAGCCCAGCTGTCTATCAACAGGTTGTCCACAGCCCAGCTGTTTATCAACAGGTTGTCCACAGCCCAGCTGTCTATCAACAGGTTGTCCACAGCCCAGCTGTCTATCAACAGGTTGTCCACAGCCCAGCTGTCTATCAACAGGTTGTCCACAGCCCAGCTGTCTATCAACAGGTTGTCCACAGCCCAGCTGTTTATCAACAGGTTGTCCACAGCCCAGCTGTCTATCAACAGGTTGTCCACAGCCCAGCTGTCTATCAACAGGTTGTCCACAGACCAGCTGTCTATCAACAGGTTGTCCACAGCCCAGCTGTCTATCA
- the gabrp gene encoding gamma-aminobutyric acid receptor subunit pi: MLPESHHWEDSNGSQLHPTIQKLMKGYNRYMRPNFNEGPVEIGMSLDIASIDAISEINMDYTATIFLRQRWRDSRLVFPGNESVSVDGRLVSLLWIPDTFIPDSKRSFLHDVTVENRLIRIFSNGTVLYALRITATIACNMDLTKYPMDRQVCTLQLESWGYNLEDVIFYWTRGNDSVKGLDTLRLAQYSVESYYTSVSEAVYETGLYPKLVLHFALRRNVLFFILETYAPSTLLVVLSWVSFWISQSSVPARTCIGVTTVLTMTTLMMGARTSLPNANCFIKAIDVYLGICFTFIFNFCTTQHQTVGDIHRELLQEFDNSKGNGTMPMVSSSQPNQVLELGSTQKDLVDQSGMSVSEAEATEKKPGKGCGLTSVKNAVRRAVSVFSVENPHNIDRHARTVFPLTFLAVNVFYWLYYLFI; the protein is encoded by the exons ATGCTCCCTGAGAGTCACCACTGGGAGGACTCGAATGGCTCCCAGCTGCATCCCACCATCCAGAAACTAATGAAGGGATATAACCGCTACATGAGGCCCAACTTCAATG aGGGCCCTGTTGAGATTGGGATGAGTCTGGATATCGCCAGCATTGATGCCATCTCAGAAATCAATATG GACTACACAGCCACTATCTTCCTGCGTCAGCGTTGGAGGGACTCCCGGCTGGTGTTCCCAGGGAATGAGAGTGTGAGTGTGGATGGACGACTAGTCTCCCTCCTCTGGATCCCAGACACCTTCATTCCAGACTCCAAACGCTCCTTCCTGCATGACGTCACCGTGGAGAACCGTCTCATACGGATCTTCAGCAACGGGACCGTTCTCTATGCTCTACG AATAACAGCGACCATCGCCTGCAACATGGACCTGACTAAGTACCCAATGGACAGACAGGTGTGCACCCTGCAGCTGGAGAGCT gggGATATAACCTTGAGGATGTAATATTCTACTGGACTAGAGGGAATGACTCAGTGAAGGGTCTGGACACACTGCGTCTGGCCCAGTACAGTGTTGAGAGTTACTACACATCTGTTTCTGAGGCTGTCTATGAGACAg ggctGTACCCGAAGCTGGTGCTCCACTTTGCTCTGCGCAGGAACGTGTTGTTCTTTATCCTGGAGACATACGCCCCTTCTACTCTATTGGTGGTGCTCTCCTGGGTCTCCTTCTGGATCAGCCAATCATCTGTCCCCGCACGCACCTGCATCG GTGTGACCACAGTACTGACGATGACTACTCTTATGATGGGTGCCCGTACCTCTCTCCCCAACGCCAACTGTTTCATCAAGGCTATAGACGTGTACCTGGGCATCTGTTTCACCTTCATCTTCAACTTCTGTACCACGCAGCACCAAACCGTAGGAGACATACACAGG GAGCTCCTTCAGGAGTTTGATAACTCCAAAGGAAACGGTACCATGCCCATGGTCAGCTCCAGCCAACCAAATCAGGTCCTGGAGCTAGGCTCCACCCAAAAGGATCTTGTTGACCAATCGGGGATGAGTGTCAGCGAGGCCGAGGCCACAGAGAAGAAGCCGGGGAAGGGGTGTGGTCTGACGTCGGTTAAGAACGCGGTGCGACGTGCGGTGTCTGTGTTTAGTGTAGAGAACCCTCACAACATCGACCGCCACGCTCGCACCGTCTTCCCCCTCACCTTCCTGGCGGTTAATGTCTTCTACTGGCTCTACTACCTCTTCATTTGA